In the genome of Megalops cyprinoides isolate fMegCyp1 chromosome 18, fMegCyp1.pri, whole genome shotgun sequence, the window GGTCGATGCCGAACACCACAGCGTCCTccccagcagagaggaaggagcagGGAGAGTCCGGCTCCAGggccagctgagagagagagaggggcggtCAGTGACCAATCACAAACCCTTTCCCATGCTAACACACACGTGCTAACACACCAACGCACAACATAACACAGGCACTAACACGCTAGCGCAGTGCGTACCTTGTGGGCGGCGCCCTTGTGCTGGGCCACCCTCTTGGTGTTCTTGCAGCGCTGAGTGGCGGAGAGCTCAGCCACTCGGATCTGGCCGTCCCGCGCACACATGGCCAGCGTGGAGTCGCCGCTGTGGGGCAGGAACTtagcctggaggaggaggcagagcacAGCGCTCACACCTCTTACagcaccacacactgcacacactcactcacacacacacacacacctgcaggcgcacacactcactcacacacactgcacacacacctgcaggcgcacacacagacactgcacacacacctgcaggcgcacacacacactcacacacctgcacgcacacacacacacacactcacacacctacacacacacacactcacacacacctgcaggcgcacacactcactcacacacacacacacctgcaggtgcacacacccactgcacacacacctgcacgcacacacacacacactcacacacctgcacacacacacacacacactcacacacctgcacgcacacacacactgcacacacacctgcaggcgcacacacacacactcacacacctgcatgcacacacacacacacacacaccatgcacacaccacacacactgtgcacacacaccaccctctcaccctcccccacacacctctctcacacacacacacacacacaccttttggGTCTCACCTGAAAGACGTTGCTCTTGTGTCCGCTGTCGAACTCCAGCTCGGCCCTGCGGCGGGCCCAGTCCCAGATCACCACCCTGAGGTCGTCGCTGCCGGAGGCCAGGCGCGTGCCCGAGGGGTTGAAGTGCAGGGTGTTGACGCAGCCCGTGTGCCTCTCCAGCCtggcctgcagctccagccGCTGCACCAGGCCCCTGGCGCCGCACACCCGCTTCACAAACTGAGCACCCCGCCCGATCTCCCGCGCCCGCAGCGACGGCACCGCCCGCCAGGACGGCACGGCCAGCTCCCGCAGCTCCGCCCCCAGCCACGCCTCCATCGCCTGctcatcctcctcctcgtccagctcctcctcttcctcctcctcctcatcctcatctgAGCTGGAGGAGCCGCGTGTCGTTCCCCCGCCCGGCCTCTCCCGCTcccgcctcctcttcctcccctcgCTCTCCTTcgctctcctctgcctctctcctcctctccctccctcgctccccctctccccctcctccgtcAGGGAGTAGAGCCCGCTGCCGTCCATGCTGTCTGtgtcctcttcatcctcctcttcctcggggACAGGAGTGCTCTCACGCCCCTCGCCTGCCTCAGAGGTGGGCGGGGTCTCTTTGGGTGCtgaaggagggatggagagggagcagAGTTAACCCCTCTAACACTGTCTAACTGCACTGACACTCCACTCTAACCCCACTGTCTAACTGCACTGACACTCCACTCTAACCCCACTGTCTGACTGTACCCTGACACTCCACTCTAACCCCACTGTCTGACTGCACTGAAACTCCACTCTAACCCCACTGTCTGACTGTACCCTGACACTCCACTCTAACCCCACTGTCTGACTGTACCCTGACACTCCACTCTAACCCCACTGTCTAACTGCACTGACACTCCACTCTAACCCCACTGTCTGACTGTACCCTGACATTTCACTCTAGATGACAGCAGTAACTGTAGTTTTACTCCTAACAGATGGTCAGGACTCAGAGAGGAACACACTGTCCTGGACCAGCTCTCACTGAACTCTCTCCCCGGAGCAGCTGTTGTGTTCTGCAGATGCCTGAACATCTCATTTACACATTACAGGGGTCAACGTGACTCAAAGTGATTAGCAGGGTGATTAGCGACGTTCCCTGCTAATGAAGAAGTTCcactttttcatgtttattttgcatatttccaTCTGTAACAGCAGCAAGCAGTACCCCTCTGCCGTCCCCTCTGACCTCTTCatcagccactgctgctgtacactcaCAGCACCGGCTGCAACGCCAGCGCAACGCGTCACCGCTGCTTTCTGCGCTCTCACAGGGGTGGCGGTCCATACCTGTGCTGGGGTCAGTCTGTCCCTCGCTAGAGGAAGGCGAGCAGGGGGGGTCTCTCTGATCTTCCCCTGGATCCAAGTCCTCTGAGCCTGGGGACAGGacaaagcggggggggggggggggggggtcagagaggagagtcacagagagagaggagagtcacagacagaagagagtcacagagagatagaggtggagagccacagacagaggagagtcactgagtgagagggagtcaatgagacagagagtcacagagagataGAGGTAGAGAGTCACGAAAAgaagagagtcacagagagagaggagcagagtcagagagggacagaggaggagagtaATAGACAGAGGAGAgtcacagacagcagaagaaAGTCACAGAGTGAGAGGAAGGTACAGAGGAGTGaagtcagagagggagacgtGGGAGGAAAGAGAATtcaggagagagaacagaaaggaATCTGGGTGCCACTTTGAACactcctgttttctttctgtttcacgTTTGACTCCAGAGAAGCATCTCACCGTGTCTGAGAGAGGATGAGCCCTCTCCATCTGCCATAATGCCACTGTATGTCCCTCGTCCTCTGAGGACGGactctgagagaggggggacaaagggggggggggggggggcaggtgaaAGGGTTATCACAATTACACTTGCATGTAGTCATCTGGCCgctgctctcatccagagcggcTTAAACAGCacaagtacaaagtgcatctaatagAGTTGCATGAAAGACGAGGCAGACAGGACTAACCGCTACAGCGGCAGATCAGATGCCGCCTCACTCTCTTCCAGTGGATTTCAGGATTGGTGCACTGTAGCACCATACGGTACAAATGTAACTTCCAGCAGCTGCAATGCTATCAGAGCAAAGCAAGTGCAGCTGCATGACTGCCGTATAATAACCCAAACGCACCGCTCCCTGTCACCATGCTGCCCATTGCTGCTACCTCCACATTTCTCGCGGATTGCACCGCTCTGTCTTTCCTGCCCCCCTGCAGTTTGCTCCAGGTTTAGGCAGCTTCAGCTAATCTCATCTGGCTGTTTCTTACAACACTCCTGTATTATGATTTGCGAAATCAAATGTGTAGAGTCCAGTTCGATAGGAGACTGTCTTATAATTTAACTGATTCATAAAAGACACAATACGCGTGCTGACTGCAATCATCTGCTAACATTGATCAAGCCCAGAGATGCAGCAGACTGTGGCTGTCCGGGTGTAATGTGTGCGCTGAGACCAGCTGCTGCCGGGGCGTGAGGAGGAAACGCCACACGCTTTAGATAAAACTTTCCCTTTTCCTCAGATGAGCGCTCGACTCCAGCATTGCCCTTGGCGCACTGCAATGTCACCCAGTCAAAAGCTGTGTACCACTAACCAGTTAACCAGTGACTTATAATTATGCATAAGGCTGTAAAATGCAACAGGTCTGTTTGCCGTCATGGCGCGGACACACGCAGCTGAGCCCCTCTAACAGCTGCGCTAAACGCGGCGCCTGCGCGTAGCTGCTTCAGTTTCAGTGGAAATAAAGCCGTGCTGCCCCGTAAATCACAAATGCAGCTTTAAAAATAACTTCCAGACAGGTAGCGCTATCTAACGCCGCTACAGGCAGCTAGCGTCACGAAACACGTTCACCAAATGCTACAGCCAGTCTGAGCGCACCGGGGCAGCTGGCTAACGCTCTCCGGCTAACGCTACCTGACGCTTTCCATCTGAGTTTAAAGCATTAGCGGGCTGCGCATTTAGCAGATTACCCGACAGCCAGCCTGCTGTGTTTGCTGGGTGTTTGGCAATAACACTGGACGCTTCTGCGAGCGCTGTTGCAAATCAAGGCAACAGCACAAGACCTGCGAGCTAAATATGGCAGGAAGGCAGCGAGCTCGCCAGCAGCGCTAACTAATGCGATCAGACACGGACACTGGACTTAAGATACACCGgagctagcttgttagctggGGCTAACTCTGCCACAGTCCAGGGCAATCCTGCGAGCCAAACTGTCACTGTTTAAGCAGCTACGCTCTTACATTGGCGTTCTGTCATTAGCCATTCAGCTAAATTGCTTATTAAAATGGGCCAGCAATCCGATAAATACAGGCAGCTAACGTTAGATAAACAAGGTCGCGTTTGGCACCCAGCGTTTTCCTCCTGGTTTCCAGACAGCGATCGTACGTGTAAACACTACCTCTGCGTTAGGCCCGACTCTGCGCTTCAATCCTAATCGGTGTCCGATTCTAATCCCGACCGAAAGTTCGGGCGCCTCCACCCCGCGGCTGCGCTTTACATTTCACCACATCGCGGTTTAGCGAGCAAAGCGCAAGCCACAAAAGCCCCAAAGCGAAAAGTGCAGAGGTTTGGCACTGTACTTTCTGTTGATGTTGTGACGGGTCTCGactgcttgtgtttgtttcctaCAGATTCCCCttccagcagccaatcagcgaACCTCTTCCCGGAAGTGCGGCGTGCGCTGCTCTAAGGTCCTCTGGGAGTTGTAGTTCTTATCTAATTGAGCGACGTACAGGACTGAGATAGAAAGTAACcaacagaaaaaggaaatatgGTTCGGGAGATATGAAATACCTGAAAATGACATATAGTAAGTGTAACGTATATAATTGATATagttgtaatatttacaatggCAATGAAAATTAAAGGATGTGCCTTCAGTTATTAGCAGTTAGCGTCCTAGCTTTCGCTAAAGATTACTTACTGTAATTCCTGCTCAGCGAAAAGTAAACTGACATTTTGACGCATCTTTGCCAGATAATAATACAGGTTTCCTCCACTGGGAGGCAGTGTGGCACGGCGATTAGACACTGAATGTGAACACAGGCTGCAAGTTCAGAGTCCTGGCGGTCCATTTAAGCAAGGTGGCTGATCTGAACGGattgctttaaaatgtattcatgaatAATACGTAAATCAATTATCAATACCTGTTTCAACTGTTATCTGCAGTTAGAGGTGTATTCTGCTGTAGTATTTCCCCTCGTAGCCTAGGTAACTAATGCTATTTACACCTCAGTACCTGGAGGCTTAGAGTTGTTTCCTAACATCTGTGTTTCGTCGATATCTCCTAATATGACCGCATATATTGGGGTTATTGGATGTCTGCGGTGGGTTAGGGGTGATCCGAAACCCTTGCTGCGTTAACCTTGACAGCACCATAACAGACCACAAGGTTCCACGCGCACAGAAGTACAGCTGTCACCATGGGAACTCCACAGCTCTGACACAAGCGATGTATAGTACATGCGGCGCGTGtgtgaaactgtaaaaacaggAACGCAGCGGATTTCAGGAGGAAGTAAAGCGTGAcggggtgtgtatgtgggttCGACAGTAAAAGGTGATTTCATTTGAACAGGTAGAGTTGTGCACTTGTCTTTGGTAATCGACAAGAGAATGGGCAATGAGTCcggtgtgaatgtgtgtgtgtgtgtgagagagagagccagagagagagagcgagcgagagagagagagagagagagagagagagagagagagagagagagagagagagagagagagagagagagagagagagagagagagagagagagagagagagagagagagagaaggtggagCGAAGCGAGTGTTTGGTCCGGGGGTCTCCGGCTCTGCAGGCGCGTCGCTCAGAATCCGTCCTGCAGCGGAAGCATCAGACGCGCGATCCCTGCTCTGCCTCGCTTCTGCATCCTTTCTTTCACTGAGCGCAGTGTTACAGGGGGGTCGCGTCCATCCTCAAAACTATCGGGACAATCTCCTGGAAAAGAAGATCGAGGCGGGGAAAGGCGCTGAGCAAGCATAGGTCTATAGTTACAAGTCCAACATGAGCGCGGTAAGTGACTGTTTTTGTCGGATTTCATTACAAGAAATTGTCCTGCATGAATATGCAAATCTGACTCCAGCAGATTTAGTTAGCGTTTGTGTGATAATTTGCCAATATTTCAACATACTTGCTATTtagtattaaatattaatattaatgttaggCATTGTTGTTTCAAAATAAAGCAAGAAAATAGAGCTGGATAAGGTACAATCCACACTGAAACAGACTGAACTGGGAGCTCCTGGATATTTTTCTTAGTCTTAATACCCAGCGATCCATCTTTGAAGAGTACCCGCCGTCCTACGGCGTGGTGCGGTACAGATCTCTCgttatcacacacatacacacacacacacacacactcttgcagtGTCTTCTTGGGGAACACcggtgccccccctcccccccaactgAGACTCACAGAATCGCAGACAGCGgcaacagcacaaaatcaccAGCAATTAAAGCGCGCGGCCGAGTGTAATGAATTATCCGAGGAAGATGGTCTTGGTTAAGCACGTATGTACAGTATGAGCTGCGCTGCTCTGTGCTAAGCACCTGTGTCGGTGTGATGTTTTAATAATGATACTGTATAACACCATGGTTGGCCTACGCTGTAGAGTGTAATTATAAGATACAATTCATAAAATTAGCATAGGCTGCGCATGCTTTCCGCGATACAAAATAGGCAGTTGACAAATTATAAGCTGTCTTCAAAATTTAAGAGAATGCTAtagagttttatttatttatttatttattcagatttaGGTATTCTAATGATAACCGTTATGTGCTTGTCATTACTGAAAACTAGTAGCACATCAGTCAGTGGAACCAGGATGGTGAGACCTACTCATACTCGGTCAATAACAAGCAATGCACACGGGCAGTAAAAAGCCGCTCTCTTCCACGGACTTCTTACTAATGTGGGCAGAGCTGTATATTGACCTGAAGTTACTCAAGTCATTCTATAGTATAATTCAGCCCCTGCTTTTTAATGCATCTTTCTTCAGTGAACTGGATTGGCGCACTGTGTTCTTCAGAGGCACTCTGTCAGTTTTCCTATCATGTACCTTTCGCATGCATATCCCATTTTTCTCTATCATACcattatttgcttgtttttgaaactgtatttattcattcgtTCCAAAAGATATCGATAATATTCTCCTTACAGTATTGTAGCCTGTTTGCATTCCTCCTATCTGATGGTAAGACGTCGCGGACACACGGAGAGCATTATGTAAAAACCTTTTTTGATAAAGATCGGGGGTTATGGGGAGGGCCTGATATCGGCAGTGGAACGCTCAgcacaggatgtgtacagtagTAACAACAAAAGGAACAGCTGGATTCACACAAGGTTAGATTTGTGTCCAAATGTTCTGTGGGAGTATGATGTGTAGTGAAAGTGAGTTCCTGTTgagtgcatttatgtgtgtgcctgcatgggcagcagcgtggtgtagagatgaggagcagggttcataactgaaacgttgctagtttgattccctgctggggcactgatattgtacccttgggtaaggtacttaactgaCTATTGTGTCAGCAAATATCCAGgggtataaatggatacaattgtaagttgctctggataagagtgtctgctaaatgatgatgatgacgtgtgtgtgtgtgtgtatgtatatatatgagaacgtgtgtgtgggtttgtatgAGAGCATACTTTGTATGAgggtgtgtatgagagtgtgtgtttgagtgtgtgtgtgcgtgtgtgtgtgtgtgtgagtgtgtgttagtgtgtgtgagtgtgtgtgtgtgtgtgcgtgtgtgtgcgtgtgtgtgtgtgtgtgagtgtgtgttagtgtgtgtgagtgtgtgtgtgtgtgtgtgcgtgtgtgtgtgtgtgtgtgtgcgtgtgtgtgtgtgtgtgtgtgtgtgtgtgagtgtgtgttagtgtgtgtgagtgtgtgtgtgtgtgtgtgttagtgtgtgtgagtgtgtgtgcgtgtgtgtgcgtgtgtgtgtgtgtgagtgtgtgttagtgtgtgtgagtgtgtgtgtgtgtgtgcgtgtgtgtgcgtgtgtgtgtgtgtgtgagtgtgtgttagtgtgtgtgagtgtgtgtgtgtgtgtgtgcgtgtgtgtgtgtgtgtgtgtgtgtgtgtgtgtgtgtgtttgtgcaaaacGTATGTgagacagcagtgagtgagAATGCCTGTGGGCTTCCAGCATCAGCGGAGATTTTAACTGCAGCCGTCTGTCTGAATAACCGTTGagcctccccctctctgcctctctctgtctctctccctccctccccctctctccctccctctctccctctctctctctgtccccctctctctgtttctcttcccctccctctctctcctctctgtatttttatatgtacggctttctgtctgtctcttttcttccctcttGCACTATCTATCCCCACCTAGTGTATTATAGTTTAACATGGTTATTTATAGTTTAACACGGTTATTT includes:
- the LOC118793187 gene encoding DDB1- and CUL4-associated factor 8-like: MADGEGSSSLRHGSEDLDPGEDQRDPPCSPSSSEGQTDPSTAPKETPPTSEAGEGRESTPVPEEEEDEEDTDSMDGSGLYSLTEEGERGSEGGRGGERQRRAKESEGRKRRRERERPGGGTTRGSSSSDEDEEEEEEEELDEEEDEQAMEAWLGAELRELAVPSWRAVPSLRAREIGRGAQFVKRVCGARGLVQRLELQARLERHTGCVNTLHFNPSGTRLASGSDDLRVVIWDWARRRAELEFDSGHKSNVFQAKFLPHSGDSTLAMCARDGQIRVAELSATQRCKNTKRVAQHKGAAHKLALEPDSPCSFLSAGEDAVVFGIDLRLDRPATKLVVVKEGDKKVGLYTIFVNPANTHHFAVGGRDQYVRIYDQRKINENDNNGVLKKFCPSHLVSSESKTNITCLVYSHDGTELLASYNDEDIYLFNSQHSDGADYCRRYKGHRNNATVKGVNFFGPCSEFVVSGSDCGHIYLWDKQSARVVQYMEGDKGGVVNCLEPHPHLPGLATSGLDHDVKLWAPTAETPTSLKGLKEVMKKNKRERDEDSVRHGDQYDTQLLWFLMRHMRHRRPQRTRRGEAGAGDGDTDESWSSADSSDEEETGADHVQCMSS